TTCCCGAGACGATCGGCGTGGACGCGATAAAGGACTTCCGGCTCGACACCAAGAAGGCCATCGCCACGCTCAGCGGCTTCAGCCTCGGTGCCTCGTCGATCGCGCTCTTTGCCCGTGTCGGCGGCGGCATCTACACCAAGGCGGCCGACGTCGGGGCGGACCTGGCCGGCAAGGTTTACGCCGGCATTCCCGAAGACGATCCGCGCAACCCGGCCACGATCGCGGACAACGTCGGTGACAACGTCGGCGACGTCGCGGGCATGGGGGCAGACCTCTTCGAGAGCTACGTCGGCTCGATTCTGGGCACGATGCTGCTGGGTGCGGCCTTCATTCCGGCGATGATCGCGGCCGACGCGGCTCCGCTGAGCGCGGTCATCCTGCCGCTGGTCCTCGCAGCCGTCGGCGCGCTGGTCGCCATCGGCGGCAGCTTCCTGGTCAAGACCAAGGACGGCGGCAATCCGCAGCACGCCCTGAATCTGGGCGAGTTCGCCTCGGCTGGCGTCATGCTGGCGTTCTCGGCCGTCATCATCCTCGTCATGCTTCCCGGCTCGTGGACAGACGTGAACGTTCTGACGGGTAAGGAAGTGACGTACACGTGGTGGGGCGTCCTGCTCGCCGTCGCGATCGGCCTGATCTCGGGCCTGCTGATCGGCCTCATCACCGAGTACTACTGCTCGACCACCAAAAACCCGACGTTCGAGATCGCCAAGCAGTCGACCACCGGCTCGGCGACCAACATCATCAGCGGCCTGGCCGTCGGCATGATGAGCACCGGCGGGCCGATCATCGTGCTGGCCCTGGGCATCGTCGGCGCGGCCTACTTCGCCGGGCTCTATGGCATCGCCATCGCCGCCGTCGGCCTGCTGAGCGTGCTGGGCATCCAGCTTGCCGTCGACGCGTATGGCCCGATCTCCGACAACGCCGGCGGCATCGCCGAGATGGCGCACCTGCCGCCGGAAGTTCGCGAACGAACCGACCTCCTCGACGCGGTCGGCAACACGACGGCCGCCATCGGCAAGGGCTTTGCCATCGGCTCGGCGGCACTCACAGCACTGGCGTTGTTCGCGGCGTACCTCGGCGTCATCAACCTCGGGCAGACGCCCGGCAGTGAGACGTTCGTCACGCTCGACATCTCCAACCCGACCGTCATGGCGGGTCTGTTCATCGGGGCCATGTTGCCATATGTCTTCAGTGCGCTCGCCATGAACGCCGTCGGCCGGGCGGCTCGCGACATGATCGACGAGGTCGGCCGGCAGTTCAACGAGATCGACGGCCTGCGAGAGGGTCGCGAGGGCGTCAAGGCCGAGTACGCCAAGTGCGTCGAAATCAGCACCAAGGCCAGTCTTCGCGAGATGATCGTCCCGGGCGTGCTGGCGGTGCTGGCACCGGTGGTCGTCGGCCTCATCAGCCCGACCATGCTCGGCGGCCTGCTCGCGGGCGTGACCGTCAGCGGCGTGCTCATGGCCCTCTTCCAGGCCAACGCCGGCGGTGCGTGGGACAACGCCAAGAAGCGCATCGAAGGCGGCGTCACGTTGTCGGACGGC
The Planctomycetota bacterium genome window above contains:
- a CDS encoding sodium-translocating pyrophosphatase, whose translation is MTWLLYLVPLAGIAALVFAHFKAMWVEKQDEGDDTMKEIAGNIADGARAFLKAEYTRLAVFVGIVAVALTVAYIPVEGTSFLIGVSFLVGAAFSGLAGFYGMKVATLANVRTAHAARTGLAGALQVAFSGGLVMGLTVVGLGLVGLSGLFIVYDLMFVSSLPETIGVDAIKDFRLDTKKAIATLSGFSLGASSIALFARVGGGIYTKAADVGADLAGKVYAGIPEDDPRNPATIADNVGDNVGDVAGMGADLFESYVGSILGTMLLGAAFIPAMIAADAAPLSAVILPLVLAAVGALVAIGGSFLVKTKDGGNPQHALNLGEFASAGVMLAFSAVIILVMLPGSWTDVNVLTGKEVTYTWWGVLLAVAIGLISGLLIGLITEYYCSTTKNPTFEIAKQSTTGSATNIISGLAVGMMSTGGPIIVLALGIVGAAYFAGLYGIAIAAVGLLSVLGIQLAVDAYGPISDNAGGIAEMAHLPPEVRERTDLLDAVGNTTAAIGKGFAIGSAALTALALFAAYLGVINLGQTPGSETFVTLDISNPTVMAGLFIGAMLPYVFSALAMNAVGRAARDMIDEVGRQFNEIDGLREGREGVKAEYAKCVEISTKASLREMIVPGVLAVLAPVVVGLISPTMLGGLLAGVTVSGVLMALFQANAGGAWDNAKKRIEGGVTLSDGTELKKGDDAHKAAVVGDTVGDPLKDTSGPSINILMKLIAVVALVIAPLIAPAAPEADDLPELDVNPDVVAVE